From one Dermacentor silvarum isolate Dsil-2018 chromosome 3, BIME_Dsil_1.4, whole genome shotgun sequence genomic stretch:
- the LOC119445832 gene encoding protein-tyrosine sulfotransferase 1 produces the protein MRSSALLLPRPTRRWVALCAACLLAAFFCYSFLGSCRSGNFSITYVAPERFVWGRNAEKVHYDRHMPLIFIGGMPRSGTTLIRVLLDAHPDVRCGEETRIIPRLLSLKQQWSKSPTEVQRLIEGGITDEVLDSAMTAFILEVIVRHGKPAPRLCNKDPFTLRAAVYLHKLFPQAKFLLMIRDGRAVVHSIITRKVTITGYDLSDYRQCLKRWNAAMYSMYNQCQQLGPSMCMPVYYEQLVLHPKQWLQRILAFLDVPWNDSVLHHEQVINQSGISLSKLERSTDQVIKPINLEALSKWVGQIPEDVVRDMAKVAPMLSELGYDPMANPPNYGRPDSFVLNNTLQIKRDTAEWRAREMELAQHRDAIRRGAIRRKAEEEAMARTPTP, from the exons ATGCGCAGCAGCGCCTTGCTACTGCCCAGGCCCACCCGGCGGTGGGTGGCGCTGTGCGCTGCCTGCCTGCTCGCCGCCTTCTTCTGCTACTCCTTCCTCGGCTCGTGCCGCTCGGGGAACTTCAGCATCACATACGTGGCACCAGAG CGGTTCGTGTGGGGCCGCAACGCCGAGAAGGTGCACTACGACCGCCACATGCCGCTGATCTTCATCGGCGGCATGCCCCGCAGTGGCACGACGCTCATACGCGTGCTGCTGGACGCGCACCCGGACGTGCGCTGCGGCGAGGAGACGCGCATCATACCGCGCCTGCTCTCGCTCAAGCAGCAGTGGTCCAAGAGCCCCACCGAGGTGCAGCGACTCATCGAGGGGGGCATCACGGACGAG GTTCTGGACTCGGCCATGACGGCGTTCATCCTGGAGGTGATCGTGCGGCATGGCAAGCCGGCGCCGCGGCTTTGCAACAAGGACCCGTTCACGCTGCGAGCCGCCGTCTACTTGCACAAGCTGTTCCCGCAGGCAAAGTTCCTGCTCATGATACGCGACGGCCGGGCGGTCGTGCACTCCATCATCACGCGAAAG GTGACGATAACGGGCTATGACCTGAGCGACTACCGGCAGTGCCTGAAGCGCTGGAATGCCGCCATGTACTCCATGTACAACCAGTGCCAGCAGCTTGGGCCCAGCATGTGTATGCCCGTTTACTATGAGCAACTGGTGCTGCACCCCAagcagtggctgcagcgcatcctCGCCTTCCTCGACGTGCCCTGGAACGACTCGGTGCTGCACCATGAGCAGGTTATCAACCAGTCAGGCATATCCCTTTCCAA GCTGGAGCGTTCCACGGACCAGGTGATCAAGCCTATCAACTTGGAGGCACTGAGCAAGTGGGTCGGCCAGATTCCCGAGGACGTTGTGCGCGACATGGCCAAAGTGGCACCCATGCTGTCCGAGTTGGGCTACGACCCAATGGCCAACCCTCCAAACTACGGCCGACCTGACTCATTCGTGCTCAATAACACGCTACAGATCAAGCGCGACACAGCCGAGTGGCGTGCTCGAGAAATGGAGCTGGCTCAGCACCGCGATGCCATTCGCCGTGGTGCCATAAGACGCAAGGCTGAGGAAGAGGCTATGGCTAGGACACCCACACCTTAG